The Penaeus chinensis breed Huanghai No. 1 chromosome 36, ASM1920278v2, whole genome shotgun sequence genome includes a region encoding these proteins:
- the LOC125045011 gene encoding U-scoloptoxin(01)-Cw1a-like: MKTIGVVCVLLGVAAALPGLRQRRDSSALFYELPSNASLILGGIQTGFDCGDLPYGYYADEANNCAVFHVCLPYIDNDLYITRHFSFMCGAGTMFDQERLVCDFPESALPCSEAAAFRRSNEYFGREDVNFLEK, translated from the exons ATGAAGACCATTGGTGTTG TGTGCGTGCTGTTGGGCGTGGCCGCCGCCCTCCCCGGCCTCCGTCAGCGCCGTGACTCCTCGGCCCTCTTCTACGAGCTGCCCTCCAACGCCTCCCTCATCCTGGGCGGCATCCAGACCGGCTTCGACTGCGGCGACCTGCCCTACGGCTACTACGCCGACGAGGCCAACAACTGCGCCGTCTTCCACGTGTGTCTGCCCTACATCGACAACGACCTCTACATCACCCGCCACTTCTCCTTCATGTGCGGCGCAGGCACCATGTTCGACCAGGAGCGCCTCGTGTGCGACTTCCCCGAGAGCGCCCTTCCCTGCTCCGAGGCCGCCGCCTTCAGGAGGTCCAACGAGTACTTCGGCCGCGAGGACGTCAACTTCCTCGAGAAGTAA
- the LOC125045010 gene encoding U-scoloptoxin(01)-Cw1a-like encodes MKTVALVCVLLGVAAALPGLRQRRDSSALFYELPSNASLILGGIQTGFDCGDLPYGYYADEANNCAVFHVCLPYIDNDLYITRHFSFMCGAGTMFDQERLVCDFPESALPCSEAAAFRRSNEYFGREDVNFLEK; translated from the exons ATGAAGACTGTCGCTCTAG TGTGCGTGTTGTTGGGCGTGGCCGCCGCCCTCCCCGGCCTCCGTCAGCGCCGTGACTCCTCAGCCCTCTTCTACGAGCTGCCCTCCAACGCCTCCCTCATCCTGGGCGGCATCCAGACCGGCTTCGACTGCGGCGACCTGCCCTACGGCTACTACGCCGACGAGGCCAACAACTGCGCCGTCTTCCACGTGTGTCTGCCCTACATCGACAACGACCTCTACATCACCCGCCACTTCTCCTTCATGTGCGGCGCAGGCACCATGTTCGACCAGGAGCGCCTCGTTTGCGACTTCCCCGAGAGCGCCCTTCCCTGCTCCGAGGCCGCCGCCTTCAGGAGGTCCAATGAGTACTTCGGCCGCGAGGACGTCAACTTCCTCGAGAAGTAA